The genomic segment aagaatgatttagtttagttagataaaataatttttatgtttattaaattatttttaattcgtaaacgggtcacatcggatcatatcaggtcaccacgggttgacttgaaattgacctgttttcttttcgggttcatcgggttcgaCCCGATTCTAACCCGAAcccccgaaacctcaacccaaatccattaatttcgtgttcggttcgtgtcgtgttttcgaGTCGTGTcagaaattgccacccctaggaGCTAGCCGGCGCTAAATTCAATCAATGCGACGAAAATTCATCACTCCTGGACCATTAGTcaccgaatttttccaaacgaTCCATTAAACTCTTAAAAGTAATTAAATGAGTCACTCTATCTATTTTCTCGGTAAAAATGGGCAGAATTTATGCCATATTAGCCCTATAACACTCTATGTTACTTTTGTAGGGACATTTTTGACATTTTGGGTAGTTACCTCAATATCAATAGAAAATTGAACCCTTAGGAACAAAACCACCATGGCCAGGACCTACAGCATGAGAGATGTTTTACACTTAACATATATTCTTCAAAATTTCCTACGTCTGGAATGAATAATGAGAGCCTCTTGTGCATTAATAATATAGCACCCAAAGCTGGAATACTAGCATTATTACTATGAACCAGTGCAACTGCAAAACAAACTCTACTACTACTGTAAATTCATACGTGATGATCCACTACTACTTTTATAATAATGCCTGATAAATAACTACCACTATCACTATATACTAATATAAGATGAATTCCAGCCATAAGTTTATATTACTAAACTCTAGGTCCCAATTACCTATAAGATTGTAGAGATTGTTATTAAGAAATCAAGtatacaataatttaatgataaataaattacaagtaTGAAAAGATAAACggcacacaatatttaacgctttttattatgagagaaaaaaattatatacaagaatacaacttgaacccaAACCTAACTCTTATATACCATTTTTTATCTctcaagaaccctctctcacacTCCATGTATAAGACTATATGTCACCCTTGTGTGCTCTTGTATCTCCCCGGTGTTCTCTTTGCAATATACCAATTCACttatttatagagaacattaATTGGCTGAAAAACCAAATAATAACAAGAAACCAATGCTAATTCTTAGACTTAtacagaataggaaataacttctaaatcctaaacaaaatagGAAATTTCTTAACTATTATTTCAAGTAACCAAaaccaattagaaaactagttacttctacacaaattaaaaaaactaTCTAAAAGAAATGAAGCCAATTTCCTAATAGAGATGCTAAACAATGGCATAGAAATTGGGAATAATCTACTAATATATTAGCTAATGATTTGGAGTGGAAGAAAAACTGTAAAGTTGCTATTACAATCCTTAGACGCTGGCGAAAGTCATCACCAAGAACTCCGTTGAACATGACCGAAAGACCACAACATAAAAGAAGTATTGCTTCTTTTCCTAGAATCTGAAAACTAAAAGAACTTACCTTGAATTGAAATGATTCAATCTCCAATTGAATCTCCCAAATCCTCATAGCCTTCCTCCTGTAAAGTGTGTGTTCCCCTTCTCTCTAAAttcagtcaaaaaaaaaaaaaaaaaaaaaagctaacaAGAAGAACTAATTAGGGCTTACCActcttttcacttttatttgatataaaaaatttctttaatttttttattgccCAGACTTTTTAAGTCTCTTAAAATAACCTCAAAAATTGTATTAATTGTcacaatttttttaattcagATATCACAAATATTGTGTAACCCTTCTGTTCAAGGATTCATGGATATTAGACCCTAGATACAGAATATTTCAAGTTTCACCTCTTAAAAACTATATCAAAGTTTTAAGAAATACAAAAATACTTAGCAAAATTAAAAATTGGGCAAAATACACTTTACTCCCCTGTGGTATAGCTCTTTTTCATATAACCCTCCtatagttttaaaaactatatataaacccctcatagtttggattaaagaGTCAAAGTGATCGAAATTATCATTCGTAATGGAACGTATAAAAATGCcgaaattacccttatttaaaaaataaaatggctgaagtgaccaaaatatataaacataatatgtaTGACACTTTAACCCATATAGTTttatgttttaccatataacctccTTTATGATTTAGTGATTTAttatataacccccttatgattttcaaaatatattacaCAACCCCccgtggttaataaataattttcaactttatataggggtatttttatattttagttgatttcgttataaattgcaaattctgtcactttgacacttAATTTAAATCATGAGggggttatatatatattttgaaactatagggggttatgtaaaaaaaatattaaaccaCGTGAAGGTAGAGTGTATTTTGCTCAAGGTTTTGAAGGAAAGCACAATATTTTTGTTCCTTCTAGAAAAACATTATTATTCACTGCCATTGTCATTGCTTAAATCCCATCACTCCCCTGATATAGAAAATAATTATACTTGATTGTTAGACAAGAGAGGATGGAAAATACAACTTCagtaaaattattaaattgagGTTCTTATTGGAATAGCCATGAGAGGCACTGCCTTCTGCACTGTCAATCCAGGCCTTTCGCTCATGTCCACATCTTCTGGTTTAATCCCATCTTCAAGCTTCCAATCAAAGTTATGAACAAGAGAAGCAAGCATAAGATGCAGCATTCGCTGAGCCAGAGGATATCCAACACAAATTCTCCTTCCCGTACCAAAAGGAGTGAGCTTAAAATGCTGGCCTTTATCATCAATTTCGGAGTTCAGGAATCGTTCGGGCACAAAGGAATCAGGATTAAGCCACAGGTTTGAATCCCTACCCATGCCCCAAAGGTTGAACACTATTAGAGAATCTTTTGGCAAGATGTAGCTGTCAACTTCAATATCTGTATCAGCTTTGCGCGGTACTATGGGGGCAGGAGGGTGCAGCCGTAGAGTCTCTTTAACAACTGCCTGCAAGTAAGGGAGTCTTGAGATGTCTGATTCTTTAACAGATTTGCCTTGCTCAATGACTTCCCTGATTTCTGCTCTAGCTTTGTCCTTTTTGTCAGGGCTTCTTAGTAATTCTACCATTGCCCATTCCACTGTGGATGAAGTTGTCTCTGTTGCTCCAAAAAGCAAATCCTAAAGCAAAGATCTAACTATCAATCAACATTTTATTTTCTGCTTCCTACTACCCTTTTGAATTTAATATGACCATTTTGGTGGAATATGGACATTCTTTTTCACGTCAACTTTCCGTTGTCAGTTCTTTTGGACTAACCAAAAGAACTTGTATATAGAAGAGCAATCTTGTAACATAAAAATGGCTGTTTCAGTCGTTTTGATTATAGCAAAAGTCATAGTTGATTgcctaaaatatttttgggagTATCAAAATCATTAGTTTACTGGAAAGATAAATTATGCATACTTGTAAGAATTCAATACCGTGATGTTGCTGAAAATGCAAGTGCAGATACTGACCAAAAGGAAATGTTTCACGTCGTTGCAACTCCACCCTGCTTCACGATGCTGACAGAGATCAAGGAAAACTTCTAACAGGTCACCTCTTCCCGAACCAGAAGTGGGGGATGTGCCTCTTGCTTGTAATCTTTGAGTAATGATATCTTCAAAAGCTTCAAACAGTTTCACAAAATAAACCTCAGTCTCGTGCCTAATGCCCTGGGGATCAATGAATCTGAGTCCCGGAAAGAAGTCCGCCAAATTTGGTCTACCCATAGTATTCGTCAAACCACATATGATTTCTTCGAGATTTTTGCATGAATTAGAGTCATAATGAGCAAAATCAATGGAAAATAAAGTGTTGGACAGGAAATTGAGAGATGTTGTGAAAGCAGCAGCACATACGTTCAGTGGTTGCCCACTAATGCTATGTTCATGCACGTGATCACAAAGTTGTTTCACCTTTTCTTCACGTAACCCTTGGCTTGCATTGAGTCGTTCTGAGGAGAAAATTTGTTCTTTGAACAGTTTACGAATATTATTCCATTTTTTACCTGATGGTATCCACGCAATGGAGAACTTATGGTGGTCGAGTGCTCGGGACGCATCTAAATCGAGTCTTCTAGTGAAAGTATGATcatattttttagatatttcACGAACAAGATTTGGGGATGACACAACAAATATCATTTGGTTTCCCAGCTTGATTGACATCAAAGGTCCATAAACTTTAGAGAGTTTTGTTACTGCTCTGTGGTACAGTTTCTCTCCACCAAGCTGGAAGAGATTACCGAGGATTGGTAATGGGCAAGGCCCCGGAGGAAGCTTTCTTGGTTTGTGACCCCGGCCGCAAACCAGAAAAACTGCGATTGCTATTAGCAAAAAACAGAGGATAGTTGGCATTATTGATATTTCCTCTCTATTTCTTCTTTAGCTAATAGGGAAAGGAAGTGGGATATTGGAGGTAAAATGCAACCTATTCAATCCCTATATATAGAAGATTGTACGTACCAAACTTTTAATCCAGATTCTTCCCGTAAAGAAGACCTCAAGATATTCTTTAGAGCCAAAAAAAAGgggcaaattatattttactcTCCTGTGGTTTAGCATTTTTCTACATAACTCCCTTatggttttaaaaattatacgtAACTCtctcataatttggattaaagtatcaagtgatggaaatagtcactcgtaacggaacttctaaaaatgtcgatattACCGTTATAAATACATGATACATTAAcccgtatgatttttatattttactatataacCCTCTTATGATTTAATACTGTACCATATAACGCCCTcatcattttcaaaatatacacataaccccccttagttaataaataattttcaactttacataagggtaattttaatattttagatGACTCCGTTACGAATAATCATTTCCATCACTTTAATACTTTAATTCAAACTATAAGaaggttatgtatagcttttgaaaccataaagagattatgtaaaaaaatactaaaccacGTGGGGTAAAGTGAcatttgcccaaaaaaaaattgcccaTGTGGTAGTGCAATCAACCAAGTACAGGCAAAGAAGTCCCTAACTTTCAGAAACGACGACAACGAATGAGGAAACTTTCGGATGGAAGATACACCAGGTGTAAAATAGTTACTTGTTGGATTTGGGAAGGAACAGTcaatagaaaaatcatctagacCGGTTTGTCCATTTTGCACAAAATGTAATTCTATTTATACATGATataattcactttgcataatgtgtaattatagaacaaatttTTATGACATTCAGATATAGTGTGAAAAACGATATATAAGATGAAATTTGaatcttacattttttttaatatcaaaTCTTGACCATTAACCTCTGGAATGATTGCTTCGTATGGATGGATAACAAAAAAGGAACGGTCTATCCAATTATGGATGGATAAAATCTTACATTATTTTGTTATCTATCCAATCCTGGATGGATCCATCCAAATGCCCCAAATCTTTTGCTGGTTACATTATTGGTGTCACACCCGACAAGAAAGTTATTATACTTCCAAAAGTTTTGCTGGTGCACTTGTTTCGGGATGAATACTATTACACTAAATTGACGAAATGTCCCTCTGACAACTTACAATCGGATTCCATCCTCACCTGTTGAGTTCCGTCTAATTCAATTTAGTTTGTATAATTCAACCACATTTGGTGTAAATTTGTATACTTTTGATATAACTAGCAATAGGTCATACACTTTGCACGTGATTATAATAtcataaaatataatatttcatataaattaaaatttatttgtaaaaatttttaaacaaatttaatatttgcatattttttattttctttttatttctgtttttattttttaataagtgGGAGGTTTTGAACCCATAACCTTCTACTTATAATCCCTTCTATCTTACCACCCAATCCAACTCTCTccctattttcttttttatttaatttttcatcTTCTTTAATTAACTTTCCTTAACACCAttattttaaaaggaaaaaaaggttcACTAAATTTTGTATCAATTTATATAAAATCTCCAAAGAATTTTTAACAAATGAGAATACATTCGGTCTCTTTCAATTTATAATAACAATTTTAAGTACAATTAATTAAAGAAGACGAAAAATTAACACTTGAGAAAATAATGATTTGACCAAATATGAAATAATTTGACAACAGTATCAATATTTTGAATGGTATGTACaatattgataataataattatttcttttgttttttcttttttccaagacaaataaattatgataatacaactattttttatttttaattagatATACgaacaattttttattttttgttttggagCTAGGATGACCTGAATTTGCACGCTAATCAAATATTAATTGTTTACCAACCATTGGGGTTGACCCAATGATCACAAAAGAGTGCTTATAGTTCTCTCTGATGTCAGATTTAGGATTTGAATCTCATGCCTAACAATTAGTGATGAAAAGAGTGTAGGGAAGGATGGgaggataaaaataaaataaagtaaaataaaataaaaaataatttttttcaaaaatattggtTGAATGCACTATGATTATTATTTATCATGTTACATAAGTTGAATTTGTCAATTGCCTGATGAAATTCCTCAATATGAAGTCATATGcactattttttgaaaaattgaagtCATATATTCTTTGTATTAGGCCATGACTAATCAAGAATTTTTAATGGaaatgaaaaactaaaaatagaACGCAAAGAGACACATTAGTTTGGAGtgtttacattttctttattgtcTTCATAGTTCAAATTTAATTAAggttataatttttttcataaCTGCTATAGACCTATAGTTATTGCTATTATTGAAATGCAATAAATTTAATAATGAGGAAGTAGGGTATtttgaaaaatagaaaataaagacGGGATCCTATTTGGTCTCTAATCCTATTTGGTCTCTAATGCTTATCATTTTGTCTTGTCATCAACCATTATTTTCCCTTAAATCATTAGCTATGACGTAATGAATTTTAACCatcataataaattaaaaactaaaaagttcATAATATAAAACTTCAATCATCAATTAATAAGGGCATAATTGGATTAATAAAAACTAAGATCACAATAATGCTTACACTTACACTCCAAAGTACCAAAATTCATGGTACTTTTTatatagtagtagtagtagtagtagtagtagtagtaataataataataataataataataataataataataataataataataataataataataatgaaccATTATTTTCTCCTAAATCAATAGATCGATATTATATAATGAACTTTTAtcataataataaattaaaaagagAATAATATGAAACTTCAATCAACAATTAATAAGGGCATAATTGAAATAACCAAAACTAATATCACAATAATGCTTACATTTACACTTTTTATATAGTCATGCTTCCTCAATATGAAGTTATATGaactattttttgaaaaaataaagatatatgtatatatatcttTTGAAGTTGAACTCTTTGAATTATTTTGTGTGCTATTTCTATTAACAATGGAGTATAAATCAACTACCacatataaatttttttgtctAATTGTTCATTTTTGAGAACTGAAATTTTATTGGTAGGGATAgttaagtttttcttttttttttcttttgctttttaattttttaattttttggacAAAATCTGACATAAACCATAAATGACAAAGATTCTGTTATCCTAAGAGCACCTTgttttgatacaaatacaaatatttttgaagatttaaaaatttaattaggCCGTGACTAATCAAGAATTTTTAatggaaataaaaaattgaaaatagaatGCAAAAAGACACATTGATTTGGAGtattatattttgtttattatcttcataattcaaatttaattaagGTTATAGTTTTTTCATAATTGCTGTGGTTATTGCTATTATTGAAATGCAATAAATCTAATTATTAGGAAGAATGGTATTTTGGACGAATAGAAAATAAAGACCAAATCTTGCTTAGTCTTTCTTAACATTTTGTCTTGTCATCAACTATTATTTTCCTTTAAATCA from the Coffea arabica cultivar ET-39 chromosome 11e, Coffea Arabica ET-39 HiFi, whole genome shotgun sequence genome contains:
- the LOC113719549 gene encoding cytochrome P450 76T24-like produces the protein MPTILCFLLIAIAVFLVCGRGHKPRKLPPGPCPLPILGNLFQLGGEKLYHRAVTKLSKVYGPLMSIKLGNQMIFVVSSPNLVREISKKYDHTFTRRLDLDASRALDHHKFSIAWIPSGKKWNNIRKLFKEQIFSSERLNASQGLREEKVKQLCDHVHEHSISGQPLNVCAAAFTTSLNFLSNTLFSIDFAHYDSNSCKNLEEIICGLTNTMGRPNLADFFPGLRFIDPQGIRHETEVYFVKLFEAFEDIITQRLQARGTSPTSGSGRGDLLEVFLDLCQHREAGWSCNDVKHFLLDLLFGATETTSSTVEWAMVELLRSPDKKDKARAEIREVIEQGKSVKESDISRLPYLQAVVKETLRLHPPAPIVPRKADTDIEVDSYILPKDSLIVFNLWGMGRDSNLWLNPDSFVPERFLNSEIDDKGQHFKLTPFGTGRRICVGYPLAQRMLHLMLASLVHNFDWKLEDGIKPEDVDMSERPGLTVQKAVPLMAIPIRTSI